The following coding sequences lie in one Alloacidobacterium dinghuense genomic window:
- a CDS encoding amidohydrolase, translated as MATDTILHNAKIATNSTPSFVEALAITDGKIVATGTEQDILRLRGPATKVIDAKGRTIIPGLNDSHMHPIRGGLNYNMELRWDGVPSLSDALRMLKEQAARTPAPQWVRVVGGWTEFQFAERRMPTLDEINEAAPDTPVFVLHLYDRALLNGAALRAVGYGKDAPDFPAGEVQRDRHGNPTGLLLAMPNANILYSTLAKGPKLSREDRLNSSRLFFRELNRFGITSAIDAGGGFQNYPDDYGVVNELHKKGELSIRLAYNLFTQKPKQELQDFQNWTKMTKPGEGDDFYRVNGAGEMLAFSAADFEDFLQPRPDMAPFMESELKAVIRHLVENRWPFRLHATYNETIERALNVYEEVNREIPFDGLHWFFDHCETITDRNIERVKALGGGIAVQNRMAFQGEYFVERYGAQQAKRTPPIRRMLEMGVPVGAGTDATRVSSYNPFLSLYWLITGKTIGGLNLYPEENRFDRSAALKLYTMGSSWFSTEDGKKGALAPGQLADLAVLSADYFSIPEEEIKDLESVLTIVGGRVVYATEEHASLAPPELPVSPDWSPVAHYGGYAKASKSLAGASHSAFCQHSGLSHAEEGPKGHVRLFGKSGLWTLGCDCFAF; from the coding sequence ATGGCAACGGACACTATCCTGCACAATGCAAAGATCGCGACGAATTCCACTCCTTCCTTTGTTGAAGCTCTCGCGATTACGGACGGAAAGATCGTCGCCACGGGCACCGAGCAAGATATCTTACGGCTGCGCGGCCCTGCGACCAAAGTGATTGATGCAAAGGGCCGAACCATCATTCCTGGCCTCAACGATTCCCACATGCATCCGATCCGCGGCGGACTGAATTACAACATGGAGCTGCGCTGGGACGGCGTACCTTCGCTCTCCGATGCGCTGCGAATGCTCAAGGAGCAAGCGGCGCGAACTCCCGCACCGCAGTGGGTGCGCGTCGTTGGCGGGTGGACGGAGTTTCAATTCGCTGAACGCCGCATGCCGACGCTCGATGAAATCAACGAGGCAGCGCCGGACACTCCTGTTTTCGTTCTGCACCTGTACGATCGTGCTTTGTTGAATGGGGCAGCTTTGCGTGCAGTTGGCTATGGGAAAGATGCGCCGGACTTTCCTGCCGGCGAAGTTCAGCGGGACCGGCACGGCAATCCCACGGGTCTTCTGCTGGCAATGCCGAATGCGAACATACTCTATTCAACGCTGGCCAAGGGGCCAAAGCTATCGCGCGAAGATCGACTCAACTCTTCGCGGTTGTTCTTTCGCGAGCTAAACCGCTTTGGCATCACCAGCGCCATTGATGCGGGTGGAGGGTTTCAGAATTACCCTGACGATTACGGGGTCGTGAACGAACTCCATAAAAAGGGTGAGCTCTCGATTCGCCTGGCCTACAACCTATTCACTCAGAAACCAAAGCAGGAACTCCAGGACTTTCAAAATTGGACGAAGATGACAAAGCCTGGCGAGGGCGATGACTTCTACCGCGTCAACGGCGCGGGAGAAATGCTTGCTTTCTCTGCCGCAGACTTCGAAGACTTCCTGCAGCCGCGTCCTGATATGGCGCCTTTCATGGAGAGTGAACTGAAGGCAGTGATCCGTCACCTGGTCGAGAACCGCTGGCCATTTCGCTTACATGCGACATACAACGAGACGATCGAGCGGGCATTGAACGTTTATGAAGAAGTGAATCGAGAGATTCCGTTTGACGGCCTGCACTGGTTCTTCGATCACTGCGAGACAATCACCGATCGCAATATCGAGCGTGTGAAAGCGCTGGGCGGTGGCATTGCAGTGCAGAACCGCATGGCATTCCAGGGCGAGTATTTCGTCGAACGTTACGGCGCGCAGCAGGCGAAGCGCACACCACCGATACGGCGGATGTTGGAGATGGGTGTTCCCGTGGGAGCAGGGACCGATGCAACCCGCGTCTCCAGTTACAACCCATTCCTCTCCCTCTACTGGCTTATCACCGGTAAGACAATTGGTGGTTTGAACCTTTATCCGGAAGAAAATCGCTTCGACCGATCGGCAGCGCTGAAGCTTTACACCATGGGAAGCAGTTGGTTCTCCACGGAAGACGGTAAGAAAGGAGCACTCGCACCAGGGCAGCTCGCTGATCTGGCCGTTCTCTCTGCCGATTATTTCTCGATCCCGGAGGAAGAAATTAAAGATCTCGAATCGGTGCTGACCATCGTCGGTGGCAGGGTTGTGTATGCCACTGAAGAGCACGCAAGCCTTGCTCCTCCCGAGCTTCCTGTCAGTCCTGACTGGTCGCCCGTCGCGCACTATGGCGGCTATGCCAAGGCTTCAAAATCACTCGCTGGAGCCTCTCATTCCGCCTTTTGCCAGCACTCAGGGCTGAGTCACGCGGAGGAGGGCCCAAAGGGGCACGTCCGTTTATTCGGAAAATCCGGGCTTTGGACTCTCGGCTGTGACTGTTTCGCGTTCTAA